One Bradyrhizobium sp. CCGB12 genomic window carries:
- a CDS encoding acetyl-CoA C-acetyltransferase: MPEAFIYDHVRTPRGRGKADGALHEVTALALATVPLKALKDRNNLPEDSVDDVVLGVVDPVGEAGSDIARFAALKAGLGEAVPGVQISRFCASGLDAVNFAAAQVMSGQHELVIGGGAESMSRVGIGASGGAWPMDPSMAVPAYFMPQGVSADLIATKYGFSRDDVDAYAVQSQQRAGKAWDEGRFNKSVVPVKDINGLTILAKDEHMRPTTTMQSLAQLQPSFTMMAQMGGFDGVAVQSHPEIERVNYVHHAGNSSGIVDGAGAVLLGSKEAGAKYGLKPRAKIRAFANVGSEPAMMLTGPVDVTEKLFARSGMKKSDIDLFELNEAFASVVLRYIQAFDIDNAKINVNGGAIALGHPLGATGAMILGTVLDELERTNKSTALVTLCIGGGMGTATIIERV; the protein is encoded by the coding sequence ATGCCTGAGGCATTCATCTACGACCACGTTCGCACCCCGCGCGGCCGCGGCAAGGCGGACGGCGCGCTGCACGAAGTCACGGCGCTCGCGCTCGCGACCGTGCCGTTGAAGGCGCTGAAGGATCGCAATAACTTGCCTGAGGATTCCGTCGACGACGTCGTGCTCGGCGTGGTCGATCCGGTCGGTGAAGCCGGCTCCGACATCGCGCGCTTTGCCGCGCTGAAGGCCGGTCTCGGCGAAGCCGTGCCCGGCGTGCAGATCAGCCGCTTCTGCGCCTCCGGCCTCGATGCCGTGAACTTTGCCGCAGCTCAGGTGATGAGCGGCCAGCATGAGCTCGTCATCGGCGGCGGCGCCGAATCGATGAGCCGCGTCGGTATCGGCGCCTCCGGCGGAGCCTGGCCGATGGATCCTTCGATGGCGGTGCCGGCCTATTTCATGCCGCAGGGCGTGTCGGCCGATCTGATCGCGACCAAATACGGCTTCTCCCGCGACGACGTCGATGCTTATGCGGTGCAGAGCCAGCAACGCGCCGGCAAGGCCTGGGACGAAGGCCGCTTCAACAAGTCGGTCGTGCCGGTGAAGGACATCAACGGCCTCACCATCCTCGCCAAGGACGAGCACATGCGTCCCACGACGACGATGCAGTCGCTGGCGCAGTTGCAGCCGTCGTTCACGATGATGGCGCAGATGGGCGGTTTCGACGGCGTCGCCGTGCAGTCGCACCCCGAGATCGAGCGCGTCAATTACGTGCACCACGCCGGCAACTCCTCCGGCATCGTCGACGGCGCCGGTGCCGTGCTGCTCGGCAGCAAGGAAGCGGGCGCGAAGTATGGCCTGAAGCCGCGCGCAAAAATCCGTGCGTTTGCCAATGTCGGCTCGGAGCCGGCGATGATGCTGACCGGTCCGGTCGACGTCACCGAAAAGCTGTTCGCACGTTCCGGCATGAAGAAGTCGGACATCGACCTGTTCGAGCTCAACGAGGCCTTCGCCTCGGTCGTGCTGCGCTACATCCAGGCCTTCGACATCGACAACGCCAAGATCAACGTCAACGGCGGCGCCATCGCGCTCGGCCATCCGCTCGGTGCGACCGGCGCGATGATCCTCGGCACCGTGCTCGATGAGCTCGAGCGCACCAACAAGTCCACCGCCCTGGTCACGCTGTGCATCGGCGGCGGCATGGGCACCGCGACCATCATCGAGCGGGTGTAA
- a CDS encoding acyl-CoA dehydrogenase C-terminal domain-containing protein, translating to MPIYKAPVEDVNFLLNDVFQIDRYDNLAGFSDASSDVREAILGEAAKLAEEVLQPLNRVGDLEGCKRTEDGSVTTPKGFKDAFKQVAEGGWLGLSAPTEFGGQGLPVTLSQAVNEFQISANMAFSMYGGLTMGATAALLVHGTPEQKQTYVPKMVAGEWTGTMNLTEPHCGTDLGMLRTKAVRQADGSFKITGTKIFISAGEHDLAPNIIHLVLARIEGAPAGIKGVSLFVVPKFLVNADSSVGARNGVVCGSIEHKMGIHGNSTCVMNYDNATGWLIGEENKGMQGMFVMMNEARLGVAVQGLAQSEVAYQNAVAYARERIQGRALTGAKAPDKQADPIIVHPDVRRTLLSIRAFNEAARAFVMWTALKSDVAHRSEDPKDRQAADDHMGLMTPVLKGFLTDYGFANAVQAQQMYGGHGYIAEQGMEQFVRDARIAMIYEGANGIQALDLVGRKLPRDGGRAIMAFFGEVMAFAKENGGDEALKPFIAPLSASLGHLQQATTWLMQNAMAKPDNAGAAATDYLHLFGFVALGYMWAKMAKVTNAKIAESGATPYLSTKLVTGRFFMERMLPETAANLARIQAGCATIMELPAEAF from the coding sequence ATGCCGATCTATAAAGCCCCCGTCGAAGACGTGAACTTCCTGCTCAACGACGTCTTCCAGATCGACCGTTACGACAATCTGGCGGGCTTCTCCGATGCCTCGAGCGACGTGCGCGAAGCGATCCTTGGCGAAGCCGCCAAGCTCGCCGAAGAGGTGCTGCAGCCGCTCAATCGTGTGGGCGATCTCGAAGGCTGCAAGCGCACTGAGGACGGCAGCGTCACCACGCCGAAGGGTTTCAAGGACGCCTTCAAGCAAGTGGCAGAGGGCGGTTGGCTCGGTCTGTCGGCACCGACCGAGTTCGGCGGCCAGGGCCTGCCGGTGACGCTGAGCCAGGCGGTCAACGAATTCCAGATCTCCGCCAACATGGCGTTCTCGATGTATGGCGGCCTCACCATGGGCGCGACCGCGGCGCTGCTGGTGCACGGCACGCCGGAGCAGAAGCAGACCTACGTGCCGAAGATGGTGGCCGGCGAATGGACCGGCACCATGAACCTGACCGAGCCGCATTGCGGCACCGACCTCGGCATGCTCCGCACCAAGGCGGTGCGTCAGGCCGACGGCAGCTTCAAGATCACGGGCACCAAGATCTTCATCTCGGCCGGCGAGCATGACCTCGCCCCCAACATCATCCACCTCGTGCTCGCGCGCATCGAGGGTGCGCCCGCCGGCATCAAGGGCGTCTCGCTGTTCGTGGTGCCGAAGTTCCTGGTCAATGCCGACAGTTCGGTGGGCGCGCGCAACGGCGTCGTCTGCGGCTCGATCGAGCACAAGATGGGCATCCACGGCAATTCCACCTGCGTGATGAACTACGACAACGCCACCGGCTGGCTGATCGGCGAAGAGAACAAGGGCATGCAGGGCATGTTCGTGATGATGAACGAGGCCAGGCTCGGCGTCGCCGTGCAAGGTCTCGCGCAGTCCGAAGTCGCCTATCAGAACGCCGTCGCCTATGCCCGCGAGCGCATCCAGGGCCGCGCGCTCACCGGCGCCAAGGCGCCGGACAAGCAAGCTGACCCCATCATCGTGCATCCCGACGTGCGCCGCACGCTGCTCTCGATCCGCGCCTTCAATGAAGCCGCGCGCGCCTTCGTGATGTGGACCGCGCTGAAGAGCGATGTCGCCCATCGCTCCGAAGACCCGAAGGATCGCCAGGCCGCCGACGACCACATGGGCCTGATGACGCCGGTGCTGAAGGGTTTTCTCACCGATTACGGCTTCGCCAATGCGGTGCAGGCGCAGCAGATGTATGGCGGTCACGGCTACATCGCCGAGCAGGGCATGGAACAGTTCGTGCGCGATGCCCGCATCGCCATGATCTATGAAGGTGCCAACGGCATCCAGGCGCTCGACCTCGTCGGCCGCAAGCTGCCGCGCGACGGCGGCCGGGCCATCATGGCCTTCTTCGGCGAGGTCATGGCCTTTGCCAAGGAGAACGGCGGCGACGAGGCGCTCAAGCCCTTCATCGCCCCGCTCTCGGCGTCGCTTGGCCATCTCCAGCAGGCCACGACGTGGCTGATGCAGAATGCGATGGCAAAGCCCGACAATGCGGGCGCTGCCGCAACCGATTACCTGCATCTCTTCGGCTTCGTCGCGCTCGGCTACATGTGGGCGAAGATGGCGAAGGTGACCAATGCCAAGATTGCCGAGAGCGGGGCGACGCCCTATCTCTCGACCAAGCTCGTCACCGGCCGCTTCTTCATGGAGCGGATGCTGCCGGAGACCGCGGCCAATCTCGCGCGCATCCAGGCCGGCTGCGCCACCATCATGGAACTGCCGGCGGAAGCGTTCTGA
- a CDS encoding nuclear transport factor 2 family protein — MTGLDSWYAYMKSHDGAALWDLLHPDAVFESPVVHTPQRGRDITFKYLSSAEKVLGGPGFSYVGEWRSDNGAVLEFKNVIDGIEINGVDIISFDGEGRITHFKVMVRPLKAINMLHRLMAEQLAAAQS; from the coding sequence ATGACCGGCCTCGATTCCTGGTACGCCTACATGAAGTCTCACGACGGCGCCGCGCTCTGGGACCTCCTGCACCCCGATGCCGTGTTCGAAAGTCCCGTCGTCCACACGCCGCAGCGCGGGCGCGACATCACCTTCAAGTACCTCTCCAGCGCCGAGAAGGTGCTCGGCGGTCCTGGCTTCAGCTATGTCGGTGAATGGCGCAGCGACAACGGGGCTGTGCTCGAATTCAAGAACGTCATCGACGGCATCGAGATCAACGGCGTCGACATCATCAGCTTCGACGGCGAGGGACGCATCACGCATTTCAAGGTGATGGTGCGGCCGCTCAAGGCGATCAACATGCTGCACCGCTTGATGGCGGAGCAGCTTGCAGCCGCACAATCATAA
- a CDS encoding PadR family transcriptional regulator: MALGDAILACLTERPMTGYELAKTFDSSIGFFWKADHQQIYRELSRLRDRGYIQGREVVQSGKPNKLVYTLTPEGRTALRHWAARPSTPASTKDDLLVRLHALDSIDIEPLRTDLMARLEHHRDRHANYERILKKRFPDGTAEGRLDLGNLLLLRLGARHEQMVADFCEETLAALSAMSGKATVVPLEDGKREGKG, encoded by the coding sequence ATGGCGCTGGGCGACGCAATCCTCGCATGCCTGACGGAACGTCCGATGACGGGCTACGAGCTCGCCAAGACGTTCGATTCCTCGATCGGCTTCTTCTGGAAGGCCGACCACCAGCAGATCTACCGCGAGCTCTCCAGGCTGCGCGACCGCGGCTACATCCAGGGTCGCGAGGTCGTGCAATCAGGCAAGCCCAACAAGCTGGTTTATACGCTCACCCCCGAGGGCAGAACAGCGCTGCGGCACTGGGCCGCGCGGCCAAGCACGCCAGCCTCGACCAAGGACGACCTCCTGGTTCGCCTTCATGCACTGGACAGCATCGACATCGAGCCGCTGCGCACCGACCTGATGGCCCGCCTGGAGCACCATCGCGACCGCCACGCCAATTACGAGCGCATCCTGAAGAAGCGTTTTCCGGACGGCACCGCGGAAGGCCGGCTCGATCTCGGTAACCTCCTCCTGCTCCGCCTCGGCGCCCGGCACGAGCAGATGGTGGCCGACTTCTGCGAGGAGACCCTGGCGGCACTGTCGGCGATGAGCGGCAAGGCCACGGTGGTGCCGCTGGAGGATGGCAAGCGCGAGGGCAAGGGGTAG
- a CDS encoding sulfite exporter TauE/SafE family protein yields the protein MQLYLPIADLPVNVFLVLAMGAAVGFVSGMFGIGGGFLMTPLLIFIGITPAVAVASVASHIAASSFSGAITYWRRRAIDPALASVLLCGGVTGTALGVWTFTQLRALGQLDLMIALSYVVLLTTVGSLMFSEGLRALMRTRRGAVPPRRTHSWIYGLPLKMRFKRSKIYLSVIPVVAVGIVIGFIGAIMGIGGGFILVPIMIYLLRVPTSTVIGTSMVLTLVTMLFATMLHAVTNHLVDAVLALILMVGGVTGAQFGARAGQKIRGEQLRLLLGLLILSVGVRFAIELVIRPEDLFTIRELGVSG from the coding sequence ATGCAGCTCTACCTTCCGATCGCCGATCTTCCGGTCAACGTCTTCCTGGTGCTGGCGATGGGCGCCGCGGTCGGCTTCGTGTCCGGCATGTTCGGGATCGGCGGCGGCTTCCTGATGACGCCGCTTCTGATCTTCATCGGCATCACGCCGGCGGTCGCGGTCGCCTCCGTCGCGAGCCACATCGCGGCCTCCTCGTTTTCCGGCGCAATTACTTATTGGCGGCGGCGCGCGATCGATCCAGCGCTTGCAAGCGTCCTGCTCTGCGGCGGCGTGACCGGCACGGCGCTGGGGGTTTGGACCTTCACCCAGCTCCGTGCGCTCGGCCAGCTCGATCTGATGATCGCGCTCTCTTACGTCGTGCTGCTCACCACCGTCGGCAGCCTGATGTTCTCCGAAGGCCTGCGCGCCCTGATGCGGACCCGGCGCGGCGCGGTGCCGCCGCGCCGCACCCACAGCTGGATCTACGGGCTGCCGCTGAAGATGCGGTTCAAGCGCTCGAAGATCTACCTGTCGGTGATTCCCGTGGTGGCCGTTGGCATCGTGATCGGCTTCATCGGCGCCATCATGGGCATCGGTGGCGGCTTCATCCTGGTCCCGATCATGATCTATCTGCTGCGGGTGCCGACCTCGACCGTGATCGGCACCTCGATGGTGCTGACCCTGGTCACGATGCTGTTCGCGACCATGCTGCACGCGGTGACCAATCACCTCGTCGACGCCGTGCTGGCGCTGATCCTGATGGTCGGCGGCGTCACCGGCGCGCAATTCGGTGCCCGTGCCGGCCAGAAGATCCGCGGCGAGCAGCTGCGACTGCTGCTGGGCCTGTTGATCCTCTCGGTCGGCGTCCGCTTCGCGATCGAGCTCGTGATCCGCCCGGAAGATCTCTTCACCATCCGTGAGCTGGGAGTGAGCGGATGA
- a CDS encoding TIGR02186 family protein produces MMRALLMACLVLLFSGAARAERLIVSVSNHRVTVTPNYAGEELVLFGSVEKDASTPADRTNYDLVVTVMGPRADMVTRRKERTFGIWINTDYRQFLEVPSYLALFANRPFDVITSPEIARRQQIGLNNVRLTQRVSGDYADVVPNDAFRSAFIRLRTERGLYREDASAVTFLTPTLFRTGIPLPGEVPIGTYEVEIKLFANGAFIGKTETAFEIVKIGFEQFVATSARQHGLLYGLATVAMALMSGWMASIVFRKD; encoded by the coding sequence ATGATGCGCGCGCTGCTCATGGCATGTCTCGTTCTGCTGTTCAGCGGCGCTGCGCGTGCCGAGCGGCTGATCGTGTCGGTCTCCAACCACCGCGTCACGGTGACTCCGAACTATGCCGGCGAGGAGCTGGTGCTGTTCGGCTCGGTCGAGAAGGATGCGTCCACGCCGGCCGACCGCACGAACTACGATCTCGTGGTCACCGTGATGGGGCCGCGCGCCGACATGGTGACGCGGCGCAAGGAACGCACCTTCGGCATCTGGATCAACACCGACTACCGGCAATTCCTGGAGGTGCCGAGCTATCTGGCGCTGTTCGCCAACCGTCCCTTCGACGTCATCACCTCGCCCGAGATCGCGCGGCGACAGCAGATCGGGCTCAACAACGTGCGGCTGACCCAGCGGGTCAGCGGCGACTATGCCGACGTGGTGCCGAACGATGCATTCCGCTCCGCCTTCATCCGCCTGCGCACCGAGCGCGGGCTCTATCGCGAGGATGCGAGCGCGGTGACGTTCCTGACGCCGACGCTGTTCCGCACCGGCATTCCGTTGCCGGGCGAGGTGCCGATCGGGACCTATGAGGTCGAGATCAAGCTGTTTGCGAACGGTGCATTCATCGGCAAGACCGAGACCGCGTTCGAGATCGTCAAGATCGGATTCGAGCAGTTCGTCGCCACCAGCGCGCGCCAGCACGGCCTTCTCTACGGCCTCGCCACGGTGGCGATGGCGCTGATGTCGGGATGGATGGCGTCGATCGTGTTCCGGAAGGATTAG
- a CDS encoding MBL fold metallo-hydrolase, protein MPVSITLIGGPTALIEIDGFRLLTDPTFDAPGAYQLPHVKLEKTIGPAVKPDAIGPVDAVLLSHDQHSDNLDNSGREYLFKVKRVLTTEAGAKRLGGHVEGLAPWSIAHLRDGDGNSLTITATPARHGPAGIEPLSGDVIGFVVSSSRKDTRPVYISGDTTWFDGVAEVARRFKCGVVLPFAGAAQTRGPFHLTMDTNDTIETARAFPDAMIVPVHTEGWAHFRQNGEDLRKTFDVLGFGTRLRLLEPGVPTVVEAP, encoded by the coding sequence ATGCCCGTTTCCATCACGCTGATCGGCGGCCCCACCGCACTGATCGAGATCGACGGCTTTCGCCTGCTCACCGACCCGACCTTCGATGCGCCCGGCGCCTATCAGCTGCCGCATGTGAAGCTGGAGAAGACGATCGGCCCTGCCGTGAAGCCCGACGCGATCGGCCCGGTCGATGCGGTGCTGCTCAGCCACGACCAGCACTCCGACAATCTCGACAATTCCGGCCGCGAATATCTCTTCAAGGTCAAGCGCGTGCTGACGACCGAGGCGGGCGCGAAGCGCCTCGGCGGTCATGTCGAGGGCCTCGCGCCCTGGAGCATCGCGCATCTCCGGGACGGCGACGGCAATTCGCTGACGATCACCGCGACGCCCGCGCGCCACGGCCCGGCCGGCATCGAGCCGCTGTCGGGCGACGTCATCGGCTTCGTGGTGTCGTCGAGCCGGAAGGACACGCGTCCGGTCTATATCAGCGGCGACACCACCTGGTTCGACGGGGTCGCCGAAGTCGCGCGCCGTTTCAAATGCGGCGTGGTGCTGCCCTTCGCGGGCGCGGCGCAGACGCGCGGGCCGTTCCATCTCACCATGGACACCAACGACACCATCGAGACCGCGCGCGCCTTCCCCGACGCGATGATCGTGCCGGTTCATACCGAAGGCTGGGCGCATTTCCGCCAGAACGGCGAGGATCTGCGCAAGACCTTCGACGTGCTCGGTTTCGGCACACGGCTGCGCCTGCTGGAGCCGGGCGTGCCGACGGTGGTCGAGGCGCCGTGA
- a CDS encoding DMT family transporter gives MSLAPSISVPRSRFNTLPLAIGLFCLLWSYAFVAGKIGVTHCPPLILLAARFSLAGILILGATLIRGDGWSLSWRDVAIFAVLGIANNAFYLGLGYTGLQSVSAGLGGLIVSANPVFTAALAALLLGEGMTWRKASGLLLGIIGVTAIVWHRLSVGTDSLHGIVFTLASLASIVAGTILFKLLAPKGSLWIGNGVQNLAAGIVLTPVAFTFADVHAIDYTPGLIGAFAFLVLGGSILAYWLWFHLLKVCGATAASAYHFLMPPLGMLFAFLVLGEHVEARDLLGIIPVALGIYLVTRPAKPVS, from the coding sequence ATGTCGCTCGCCCCTTCGATTTCGGTTCCCCGCAGCCGCTTCAATACGCTGCCGCTTGCCATCGGCCTGTTCTGCCTGCTCTGGAGCTACGCCTTCGTCGCCGGCAAGATCGGCGTCACCCATTGTCCGCCGCTGATCCTGCTCGCCGCGCGCTTCTCGCTGGCCGGTATTTTGATCTTGGGCGCAACGCTGATCCGCGGCGATGGCTGGTCGCTGTCCTGGCGCGATGTCGCGATCTTCGCCGTGCTCGGCATCGCCAACAACGCGTTTTATCTCGGGCTCGGCTATACCGGCCTGCAATCGGTCTCCGCCGGCCTCGGCGGCCTGATCGTCTCGGCCAATCCGGTGTTCACGGCGGCGCTCGCCGCGCTTCTGCTCGGCGAAGGCATGACCTGGCGCAAGGCGAGCGGCCTCCTGCTCGGAATCATCGGCGTGACCGCGATCGTGTGGCATCGCCTGTCGGTCGGCACCGACAGCCTGCACGGCATCGTCTTCACGCTGGCCTCGCTCGCCTCGATCGTTGCCGGCACCATCCTGTTCAAGCTGCTCGCGCCCAAGGGGTCCTTGTGGATCGGCAACGGCGTGCAAAACCTCGCCGCCGGCATCGTGCTGACGCCGGTCGCGTTCACCTTCGCCGATGTCCATGCGATCGACTATACGCCGGGCCTGATCGGCGCCTTCGCCTTCCTCGTGCTCGGCGGCTCGATCCTCGCCTACTGGCTCTGGTTTCATCTCCTGAAAGTGTGTGGCGCCACCGCCGCCAGCGCCTATCATTTCCTGATGCCGCCGCTCGGCATGCTGTTCGCGTTCCTCGTCCTCGGCGAGCATGTCGAGGCCCGCGATCTGCTCGGCATCATTCCGGTCGCGCTCGGCATCTACCTGGTGACGCGCCCTGCAAAGCCCGTCTCCTAA
- a CDS encoding LysR family transcriptional regulator: protein MLDLELLRSFVSVVEAGGFTRAGERVHRTQSTVSQQIKRLEEDVGQVLLHRDGKDVRPTEAGERLLSYARRLLSLAEEARDVLRQPGGEGAIRLGIPEDFAAYRLTKLLGAFSRSHPRLRLDVRADQSKHLARDLERGELDLALYKREAGAKDAIAVWPERVHWVTSKSHPIDVGVASVPLIGFPLGCIYRAGAIHALESAGRAWHTAYTSSSLSGIQAAVAAGMGLSILSEMAIQSDHRVLTAKDGFAPINRTEVALMASPGASPATLRLAERLAEFCDDVQAKAA, encoded by the coding sequence ATGCTCGATCTCGAGCTGCTGCGCAGCTTCGTCTCGGTGGTCGAGGCCGGCGGCTTCACCCGTGCCGGCGAGCGTGTCCACCGCACGCAATCGACCGTCAGCCAGCAGATCAAGCGGCTGGAGGAGGATGTCGGCCAGGTGCTGCTGCATCGCGACGGCAAGGACGTGCGCCCCACGGAGGCCGGCGAGCGGCTCTTGTCCTATGCGCGGCGGCTGCTCTCGCTCGCCGAGGAGGCGCGCGACGTGCTGCGCCAGCCGGGCGGCGAAGGCGCGATCCGGCTCGGCATTCCCGAGGATTTTGCGGCCTACCGGCTGACAAAGCTGCTGGGCGCATTCTCGCGCTCGCATCCGCGCCTGCGGCTCGACGTGCGCGCCGACCAGAGCAAGCATCTGGCCCGTGATCTCGAACGCGGCGAGCTCGACCTTGCGCTCTACAAGCGCGAGGCCGGCGCGAAGGACGCCATCGCGGTGTGGCCCGAGCGGGTGCACTGGGTCACCAGCAAGAGTCATCCGATCGACGTTGGCGTGGCGTCCGTGCCGCTGATCGGCTTTCCGCTCGGCTGCATCTATCGCGCCGGCGCCATCCACGCGCTGGAAAGCGCGGGCCGCGCCTGGCACACCGCCTACACGTCATCCAGTCTTTCCGGCATCCAGGCCGCGGTCGCCGCCGGCATGGGGCTGAGCATCCTGTCGGAGATGGCCATCCAGTCCGACCACCGCGTCCTGACCGCCAAGGACGGCTTCGCGCCGATCAACCGCACGGAGGTCGCATTGATGGCGTCCCCCGGCGCCAGCCCCGCGACGCTGCGGCTTGCGGAGCGGCTCGCCGAGTTTTGCGACGATGTGCAGGCGAAGGCAGCGTGA
- the pdeM gene encoding ligase-associated DNA damage response endonuclease PdeM — translation MTQHVALSITSTGGLDVAGIALHADLSGALFWEEQRLLVVSDLHLEKGSSFATRGVLLPPYDTLATLSRLAAVISRHDPRIVIALGDSFHDRTAHERLSAEDRDAVAALQSGRDWIWISGNHDPMLPRDLGGTVADEVAIGPITFRHEPTGAHGEIAGHLHPKARVSARGRSMERRCFASDGMRAVMPAFGAYAGGLSIRDAAFAKIFPANGFVAHLLGDRRVHAIAASRCY, via the coding sequence ATGACGCAGCATGTTGCGCTATCGATTACATCAACGGGCGGACTGGATGTCGCTGGCATCGCACTCCACGCCGATCTCTCCGGCGCGCTGTTCTGGGAAGAGCAGCGCCTGCTCGTCGTCTCCGATCTGCATCTGGAGAAGGGTTCCAGCTTCGCCACGCGCGGCGTGCTGCTGCCGCCTTACGACACGCTGGCGACGCTCAGCCGCCTTGCTGCTGTCATCTCCCGCCATGATCCACGGATCGTCATCGCGCTCGGCGACAGCTTTCACGATCGCACCGCCCATGAACGCCTGTCCGCAGAGGATCGCGACGCTGTCGCCGCGCTCCAGTCGGGCCGCGACTGGATCTGGATATCAGGCAATCACGATCCCATGCTGCCGCGCGACCTCGGCGGCACCGTCGCTGACGAAGTTGCGATCGGCCCGATCACCTTCCGCCATGAGCCGACCGGCGCGCACGGCGAGATCGCCGGGCATTTGCATCCCAAGGCCCGCGTCTCCGCGCGTGGCCGCTCGATGGAGCGCCGCTGCTTTGCCAGTGACGGGATGCGCGCCGTGATGCCCGCCTTCGGCGCCTATGCCGGCGGCCTCAGCATCCGCGACGCGGCGTTTGCAAAAATCTTTCCGGCCAACGGCTTTGTCGCCCATCTGCTCGGCGACCGCCGCGTCCATGCGATTGCAGCGTCGCGGTGTTATTGA